The Strix uralensis isolate ZFMK-TIS-50842 chromosome 16, bStrUra1, whole genome shotgun sequence genome has a window encoding:
- the MRPL28 gene encoding large ribosomal subunit protein bL28m — MPLHRYAPRVWPALRLQEGICARLPQHYLAALQDETPPTPVHWRPLGVRYRRNPRTGERERVQDVPVPVYLPPAAHEGLWGGEGWIRGFRYARNDKLSTRLPKTWKPQLFNRQFYSEILDATLTITVTMRTLDLIDEAYGFDFYILKTPKADMCSKLGMDLKRTMLLRLARRDPKLHPDDPARREAIYNKYQEFAIPEEEAEWVGLSLEEAIEKQRLLEKKDPVPLFKVYAEELVNQLKEQALQKQ, encoded by the exons atGCCGCTGCACCGGTACGCGCCGCGGGTCTGGCCCGCGCTgcggctgcaggagggcatctgtGCGCGGCTGCCGCAGCACTACCTGGCGGCGCTGCAGGACGAGACGCCGCCTACGCCCGTGCACTGGCGGCCGCTGGGCGTGCGCTACCGGCGGAACCCGCGCACCGGGGAGCGGGAGCGCGTGCAGGACGTGCCGGTGCCGGTGTACCTGCCGCCCGCTGCCCACGAGGGGCTCTGGGGCGGCGAGGGCTGGATCCGCGGCTTCCGATATGCGCGCAACGACAAG CTCTCCACCAGGCTGCCCAAGACGTGGAAGCCGCAGCTCTTTAACCGGCAGTTCTACAGCGAGATCCTCGACGCTACGCTGACCATCACCGTCACCATGCGGACGCTGGACCTCATCGACGAGGCCTACGGCTTTGACTTCTACATCCTCAAG ACTCCAAAAGCCGATATGTGCTCGAAGCTTGGGATGGATTTGAAGCGAACAATGCTGCTGCGACTTGCACGGCGGGATCCTAAACTGCATCCTGATGATCCAGCCAGAAGAGAGGCCATCTATAATAAGTACCAG GAATTTGCGATCCCAGAAGAAGAAGCTGAGTGGGTTGGCTTGAGTTTAGAAGAAGCAATAGAAAAACAGAGGCTTCTAGAAAAAAAG gACCCTGTCCCACTCTTTAAGGTGTATGCTGAAGAGCTCGTCAACCAACTGAAAGAACAGGCACTGCAGAAGCAGTAG